A genome region from candidate division KSB1 bacterium includes the following:
- a CDS encoding PDZ domain-containing protein yields MSRRVWLSLALVGLLCAQAGAATTALVTKTKESRRAWMGVYVRKLDQEQREELGIKERRGVVIERVAPDSPAEKAGLEEDDVILKVDGKEVKGPDELVAAVKAKKPGDKIKVEYVREGRRHEAEVVLARAPRVTERVVIRPFPRLEGRVWGEEAWLGVQLQELNASLAEYFGVKEDEGVLVTEVKERSPADKAGLRPGDVITHLDEEQVSDVEDIAEVLSDKEPGDSVVVAYVRKGVRSQTTVKLGRKARVRVFERGGPGLWWWEGEPRRELFFHFPEGPALRFEFDPDDLGTWRERVRLWSEKALEDLQRGLEELRVKAKERQQHLI; encoded by the coding sequence GTGAGCAGGCGTGTGTGGTTAAGCCTTGCGCTGGTTGGACTATTGTGTGCGCAGGCAGGCGCCGCTACAACGGCCCTAGTCACCAAGACCAAGGAATCCAGGCGTGCGTGGATGGGGGTCTATGTGCGCAAGCTGGATCAAGAGCAGCGTGAGGAGCTTGGCATCAAGGAGCGACGGGGGGTGGTGATCGAGCGCGTGGCGCCAGATAGCCCAGCGGAAAAGGCCGGTCTTGAAGAGGACGACGTTATCCTCAAGGTGGATGGGAAGGAGGTGAAAGGCCCGGATGAGCTGGTTGCCGCGGTGAAAGCCAAGAAGCCCGGGGACAAGATCAAGGTGGAGTACGTACGCGAGGGCAGACGACATGAAGCTGAGGTAGTGCTCGCGCGAGCCCCGCGCGTCACCGAACGGGTGGTGATACGGCCTTTTCCGAGGCTGGAAGGGCGGGTCTGGGGAGAGGAGGCCTGGCTTGGCGTACAACTCCAGGAGCTGAACGCTTCGCTGGCCGAGTATTTCGGCGTCAAGGAAGACGAAGGGGTCCTCGTCACGGAAGTTAAAGAGAGAAGCCCGGCGGACAAAGCAGGCCTGCGCCCCGGAGACGTCATCACCCACCTCGATGAGGAGCAGGTGAGCGACGTTGAAGACATTGCGGAGGTGCTCTCTGACAAAGAACCAGGCGACTCGGTGGTAGTGGCGTACGTGCGTAAGGGGGTGCGTAGCCAAACTACCGTCAAGCTCGGGAGGAAGGCGCGCGTGCGGGTCTTCGAGCGAGGCGGCCCGGGCCTCTGGTGGTGGGAAGGTGAGCCCAGGCGGGAGTTGTTCTTCCACTTCCCCGAGGGGCCGGCCCTGCGCTTCGAGTTCGACCCGGACGACTTGGGCACCTGGCGGGAGCGCGTGCGCCTCTGGTCAGAGAAAGCGTTGGAGGATCTGCAACGTGGCCTGGAAGAGCTACGCGTAAAGGCCAAGGAGCGACAACAACACCTCATTTAG
- a CDS encoding S9 family peptidase, translating to MHREKGSIVTRSVTVLMCLLVSGGLASGVHAGGKIRVTQWLQLGPVPTHLPLYHEIKGPKGEAFTLASLLEFAQVELRDWWPSAGQTVEWEGGRRLVWRTVPVDSLGIALPKGTPGPELCYVAAFIDARRFAKAKLVVRSPHLFQVFLDGETVLTQKGSGAKADSAGQSKSVELETGVHLLLIKALKDPDCGSPWTVDGVLELPEGWEDQEVRFTVERWQRMSIRHLMDAPRPEGIALSADGELAAVTIRQTRLPGEASEEWIEVRRTQDGRLVGTYRGLKMARLTWAPRGKRFSYTTTEKEATTLWLVDLEEGTTTALLRDVADFASYTWSPDGSFVVYSVTEKPEPDKTGLKRLQGMPDRWPTWRHRSYLYLLTVPQGVRTRLTAGSLSTELHSISPDGHKLLFTRSREDFTERPYSKTTYYVLDLTTMAVDSLWTSGWTSSAQWSPDGSRLLVLGGPSAFDGIGNVVPHGATPNEYDTQAFIYDLSSGKVDPITRNFDPSIAQAVWSRTEPCIYFVATDRASVRLFRYDLLRKKFDPLETEAEVIGGLHVADRAPVAAYLGSSPSTPPRAFLIDLRRRRARVFADPAAAFYQHVRFGSCVSWNFTTAQGKRIDGHIYLPPDFDETRKYPCIVYYYGGTSPVTKDFGGRYPKELWAANGYVVYVLEPSGATGFGQAFSALHVNDWGKIVSEEIIDGVRQFVHSHPFVDSSRVGCIGASYGGFMTMLLTTKTDMFAAAVAHAGISSIASYWGEGFWGYLYSSTATAHSFPWNRKDIYVDQSPLFSADKVRTPLLLLHGTADTNVPPGESIQFYTALKLLGRPVELVQVEGQDHTIMEYGKRIRWTKTILAWFDRWLKGQPEWWESMYGEKQ from the coding sequence ATGCATAGGGAAAAAGGATCTATTGTGACAAGGTCAGTCACGGTGCTCATGTGCCTGCTGGTCTCGGGAGGCTTAGCGTCGGGCGTCCATGCCGGGGGGAAGATCCGTGTCACGCAATGGCTCCAATTAGGACCTGTGCCCACTCATCTTCCCCTCTACCATGAGATCAAGGGCCCAAAAGGGGAGGCATTCACCCTCGCCAGCCTCTTGGAATTTGCGCAGGTGGAGCTGAGGGACTGGTGGCCGTCCGCAGGACAGACCGTCGAATGGGAAGGAGGACGGCGGCTGGTGTGGCGCACAGTGCCTGTGGACAGTTTAGGCATCGCTCTGCCCAAGGGGACTCCAGGACCTGAGCTGTGCTATGTGGCGGCGTTCATCGACGCTCGGCGCTTTGCCAAGGCTAAGCTGGTGGTGCGCAGCCCGCATCTGTTTCAAGTTTTCCTGGATGGCGAGACAGTGTTGACCCAAAAGGGCTCGGGTGCCAAGGCGGACAGCGCCGGTCAGAGCAAGAGCGTGGAGCTGGAGACAGGCGTGCATCTCTTGCTCATCAAAGCGCTGAAAGACCCTGACTGTGGCAGTCCTTGGACCGTGGACGGAGTGCTCGAGCTGCCGGAGGGGTGGGAGGACCAGGAGGTGCGGTTTACCGTTGAACGTTGGCAGCGGATGTCGATCCGACACTTGATGGACGCTCCGCGCCCAGAAGGCATTGCCCTTTCGGCAGATGGGGAGCTGGCGGCGGTGACTATTCGCCAAACCAGGCTACCAGGCGAGGCAAGCGAGGAGTGGATTGAAGTTCGCCGCACGCAGGATGGGCGGCTCGTGGGGACCTACCGCGGTCTGAAGATGGCACGGTTGACATGGGCCCCGCGGGGAAAGCGTTTTTCATACACCACGACCGAAAAAGAAGCCACCACACTTTGGCTGGTCGATCTGGAAGAGGGAACAACAACTGCTCTGTTGCGCGATGTGGCGGATTTTGCTAGCTACACCTGGTCACCAGACGGGAGCTTTGTCGTATACTCAGTGACGGAGAAGCCGGAGCCGGACAAGACCGGGCTCAAGAGATTACAAGGGATGCCCGACAGGTGGCCCACCTGGCGTCACCGGAGCTACCTTTACCTGTTGACCGTACCCCAGGGTGTGCGCACAAGGTTGACTGCAGGCTCATTGAGCACCGAACTGCACAGCATTAGCCCAGATGGGCACAAGCTTCTCTTCACCCGTTCCCGAGAGGACTTTACGGAGCGCCCCTACTCGAAGACGACCTACTATGTGCTTGACCTTACAACGATGGCTGTAGATTCCCTTTGGACCAGCGGTTGGACCTCTAGCGCGCAGTGGTCTCCGGATGGTTCCAGGCTCCTCGTGCTGGGCGGCCCCTCAGCGTTCGATGGGATCGGCAATGTGGTGCCTCATGGGGCCACGCCCAACGAGTACGACACCCAGGCCTTCATTTACGACTTGAGTTCGGGTAAGGTGGACCCGATCACCAGAAACTTTGACCCCTCCATTGCCCAAGCAGTGTGGAGCCGCACTGAACCTTGCATCTACTTTGTGGCCACCGATCGCGCCTCAGTCCGTCTTTTCCGCTACGACCTCCTTCGTAAAAAGTTCGATCCCCTGGAGACGGAAGCAGAGGTTATCGGCGGTCTACACGTCGCAGACCGCGCCCCCGTGGCTGCTTACCTGGGTTCCTCGCCGTCGACTCCGCCTAGGGCCTTTCTCATTGATCTCCGGAGGAGGCGCGCCAGGGTGTTCGCAGACCCTGCGGCTGCTTTCTACCAGCACGTACGCTTTGGGTCATGCGTGTCATGGAATTTTACGACCGCTCAAGGGAAGAGAATCGACGGACATATCTATCTGCCTCCGGACTTTGATGAGACGAGGAAGTACCCTTGCATCGTCTACTACTACGGTGGAACAAGCCCCGTCACAAAGGACTTTGGCGGTCGTTACCCCAAAGAGCTGTGGGCGGCCAATGGGTATGTGGTCTACGTGCTTGAACCAAGTGGCGCCACCGGTTTCGGTCAGGCTTTTTCCGCGCTTCATGTCAATGACTGGGGCAAGATCGTCTCCGAGGAGATTATCGATGGCGTCCGGCAGTTCGTCCACAGTCACCCGTTTGTGGACAGTTCGCGGGTTGGGTGCATAGGTGCCTCCTACGGTGGTTTTATGACCATGCTCTTGACCACCAAGACGGACATGTTCGCCGCCGCGGTGGCTCACGCGGGCATTAGCTCCATCGCTTCTTACTGGGGCGAAGGTTTCTGGGGCTATTTGTATAGCTCCACCGCCACTGCGCACAGCTTTCCATGGAACAGAAAGGACATCTACGTGGACCAGAGCCCCCTGTTTAGCGCTGACAAGGTGCGGACCCCGCTGTTGCTGCTCCATGGTACGGCCGACACCAATGTTCCACCAGGGGAGAGCATCCAGTTTTACACCGCACTTAAACTGTTGGGGAGGCCTGTGGAGCTAGTGCAGGTGGAGGGTCAGGACCACACCATCATGGAGTATGGCAAACGGATTCGCTGGACGAAGACGATCCTTGCCTGGTTTGATCGCTGGCTCAAGGGTCAGCCGGAGTGGTGGGAGAGCATGTACGGCGAGAAGCAGTAG
- a CDS encoding PDZ domain-containing protein — MKRIVGFIVIVAAFGLYAQEEARLLRFPAIYGDQIVFTYAGDLYTVPASGGVARKLTSHEGYEMFPRFSPDGTWIAFTGQYDGNTEVYLMPAQGGVPRRLTITATLGRDDVSDRMGPNNIVMGWKHNGQQIVFRSRMKSFNSFIGELFLVGIEGGLPEQLPLPRGGFCSFSPDDRKLAYNRVFREFRTWKRYRGGMADDIWVYDFATKKSENITNHPAQDIIPMWHGERIYFLSDRDPHERMNLYVYDLNTKETRQLTNFTDFDIKFPSLGHDAIVFEYAGYIYRFDLASEQVAKVPIIIADDQPTGRPTLVDVSKNITNYEIAPDGKRALFGARGEVFTVPAEKGPTRNLTNSSGIHDRSATWSPDGRWVAYISDATGEDEIYLVAQDGSGTPRQVTSHEGTYKYEIVWSPDSRKIMWSDRLQRLRYVDVASGMIKEVAKATAFEIRDYCWAPDSKWIAYARPEEEGMQKIYLFSLESGQTLEVTDGWYASRAPAFSDDGKYLFFVSDRDFNPIYSQTEWNHAYRDMARIYLVTLAKDVKSPFAPKSDEVSVAPEQEPAKKEESAKKPAKGEKAKEEKPKEEKKEPVTVRVDADGLKERVVGLPIKAASYHSLASVGSTLYYIRSGSSDEKPVLLLYDFDKEKETELGQVDGYEISADKKKMLVRQGQSYSIIDLPKGKIEVKDKLDLSGLQVMLNRQDEWAQVYEECWRQMREFFYAPNMHGVDWEAVRDKYRPLVKHVNHGADLAYIVGEMIGELNCGHTYITGGDMPRPKRIQTGLLGAQLVRHPSGYFQIKKVLRGQNWDKSLRSPLTEIGVEAREGEFIIAVDGRPTTQMANIYEALVNKAGVQVKLRLNGEPSDKGAREVTVVPIADEANLYYFNWVEENIRKVTQATGGKVGYIHVPDMGVRGLNEFVKYYYPQLRKKGLIIDVRGNGGGNVSPMLIERLRREIAMITIARNTSPSVDPSGMLWGPKVCLCDEFSASDGDLFSFRFKQHKLGTLIGKRTWGGVVGIRGSLPLLDGSTLNKPEFSRYDIEGKEWIIEGVGVEPDIVVDNDPALEFAGVDQQLNKAIEVILKQLETEEKTIPPPPPYPVKVPAAERK, encoded by the coding sequence ATGAAGCGAATCGTGGGATTCATCGTCATCGTTGCGGCTTTTGGCCTGTACGCGCAAGAGGAGGCGCGCCTGCTGCGTTTTCCTGCCATTTATGGCGACCAGATTGTCTTTACCTATGCGGGCGACCTCTACACGGTGCCAGCAAGCGGTGGGGTGGCGCGCAAGCTGACCAGCCATGAGGGCTATGAGATGTTCCCCCGCTTCTCGCCGGACGGCACGTGGATCGCCTTCACTGGTCAGTACGACGGCAACACCGAAGTCTACCTCATGCCCGCCCAGGGCGGTGTCCCGCGCCGTCTCACCATCACCGCCACGCTGGGGCGCGATGACGTGTCAGATCGCATGGGCCCCAACAACATCGTCATGGGGTGGAAGCATAACGGCCAACAGATCGTGTTCCGCTCGCGCATGAAGTCGTTTAACTCCTTCATTGGTGAGCTTTTTCTGGTGGGCATCGAGGGGGGGCTGCCCGAGCAGCTGCCGCTGCCCCGCGGCGGATTCTGTTCCTTTTCACCGGACGACCGCAAGCTTGCCTACAACCGGGTCTTTCGCGAGTTTCGCACGTGGAAGCGCTACCGTGGCGGCATGGCCGATGACATCTGGGTCTATGATTTTGCGACGAAGAAGAGCGAAAACATCACCAACCACCCGGCGCAGGACATCATCCCCATGTGGCACGGTGAACGTATCTACTTCCTGTCCGATCGCGACCCGCACGAACGCATGAATCTGTACGTGTACGACTTGAACACGAAAGAAACCCGGCAGCTCACCAACTTTACCGATTTTGACATCAAGTTTCCGTCCCTGGGCCATGATGCCATTGTGTTTGAATACGCCGGCTACATCTACCGTTTTGATCTGGCGAGCGAGCAGGTGGCGAAGGTGCCGATCATTATCGCGGACGACCAACCCACCGGACGTCCCACTCTTGTGGACGTGAGCAAGAACATCACCAACTATGAGATTGCCCCGGATGGGAAAAGGGCGCTTTTTGGCGCGCGCGGCGAGGTCTTTACCGTGCCAGCCGAAAAGGGGCCGACGCGCAACCTCACCAACTCCTCCGGGATCCACGATCGCTCCGCCACATGGTCCCCTGATGGCCGATGGGTGGCCTACATCTCTGATGCCACGGGAGAGGACGAAATCTACCTGGTGGCCCAGGATGGCAGCGGCACTCCCCGCCAGGTCACCAGCCACGAGGGAACCTACAAGTACGAAATTGTCTGGTCGCCCGACAGCCGCAAGATCATGTGGAGTGACCGCTTGCAACGGCTTCGCTACGTGGACGTGGCCAGCGGAATGATCAAAGAGGTGGCGAAGGCCACGGCATTCGAGATCAGGGACTATTGCTGGGCGCCTGACAGCAAATGGATTGCTTATGCCCGGCCAGAAGAGGAAGGCATGCAGAAGATCTACCTCTTTTCCCTGGAGAGCGGCCAGACGTTGGAGGTGACCGACGGCTGGTATGCCTCACGCGCGCCAGCCTTCAGTGACGATGGAAAGTACCTGTTCTTTGTCTCCGACCGTGATTTCAACCCCATCTACAGCCAGACGGAGTGGAACCACGCCTATCGCGACATGGCGCGCATCTATCTGGTCACTCTGGCTAAGGACGTAAAATCGCCATTTGCCCCCAAGAGCGACGAGGTGAGCGTTGCGCCGGAGCAAGAACCGGCCAAGAAGGAGGAGAGCGCCAAAAAGCCCGCAAAAGGAGAGAAAGCAAAGGAGGAAAAGCCAAAGGAAGAGAAGAAAGAGCCGGTCACTGTGCGGGTAGATGCAGACGGCCTTAAGGAGCGCGTGGTGGGGTTGCCGATCAAGGCCGCCAGCTATCACAGTTTGGCCTCCGTCGGTTCCACCCTGTACTACATCCGCAGCGGCAGCAGTGATGAGAAACCAGTCCTCCTTCTGTACGACTTTGACAAGGAGAAGGAAACCGAGCTTGGGCAGGTTGACGGGTATGAGATTTCCGCCGACAAGAAGAAGATGCTGGTGCGCCAAGGGCAGTCCTATTCCATCATTGACCTGCCTAAGGGCAAAATCGAAGTGAAGGACAAGCTGGACCTCTCCGGGCTCCAGGTGATGCTCAACCGACAAGACGAGTGGGCACAGGTGTACGAGGAGTGCTGGCGGCAGATGCGCGAATTCTTCTATGCGCCCAACATGCACGGTGTGGATTGGGAGGCAGTGCGGGACAAGTACCGGCCGCTGGTGAAGCATGTGAACCATGGGGCCGACCTTGCCTATATCGTCGGCGAGATGATCGGCGAGCTTAACTGCGGCCACACCTACATCACAGGTGGCGACATGCCAAGGCCCAAACGTATCCAAACCGGGCTTTTGGGCGCGCAGCTGGTCAGACACCCCTCGGGGTATTTCCAGATCAAGAAGGTCCTCCGCGGGCAGAACTGGGATAAATCGCTGCGCTCCCCACTGACGGAGATTGGTGTTGAGGCCAGAGAAGGTGAATTCATCATCGCCGTAGACGGCAGACCGACCACCCAGATGGCGAACATTTACGAGGCGCTGGTGAACAAGGCGGGCGTGCAGGTGAAGCTCCGTTTGAACGGCGAACCCAGCGATAAGGGCGCGCGGGAGGTGACTGTGGTGCCCATCGCCGATGAGGCGAATCTCTACTACTTCAACTGGGTCGAGGAGAATATCCGCAAGGTGACCCAGGCCACCGGTGGGAAGGTAGGCTACATCCACGTCCCGGACATGGGGGTACGAGGGCTCAACGAGTTTGTGAAGTACTACTATCCGCAACTACGCAAGAAGGGGCTGATCATCGATGTGCGAGGAAATGGCGGCGGCAACGTTTCGCCCATGCTCATCGAGCGCCTGCGTCGCGAGATCGCGATGATCACCATCGCCCGCAACACTTCGCCTTCGGTTGACCCCAGTGGTATGCTCTGGGGGCCGAAGGTGTGCCTATGTGACGAGTTCTCCGCTTCGGACGGAGATTTGTTCTCTTTCCGTTTCAAGCAGCACAAGCTCGGCACGCTCATTGGGAAGCGCACGTGGGGAGGTGTCGTGGGCATTCGGGGCTCGTTGCCCCTGCTGGACGGGAGCACGCTGAATAAGCCCGAGTTCTCACGCTACGACATCGAAGGCAAAGAGTGGATCATAGAGGGTGTGGGCGTGGAGCCAGACATTGTCGTGGACAACGATCCGGCGCTGGAGTTTGCAGGGGTGGACCAGCAGCTAAACAAAGCCATAGAGGTCATTCTCAAACAGCTGGAGACTGAAGAAAAGACCATTCCACCTCCGCCACCGTATCCGGTGAAGGTGCCAGCGGCCGAAAGGAAGTAG
- the rfaE1 gene encoding D-glycero-beta-D-manno-heptose-7-phosphate kinase, whose amino-acid sequence MISLAPARVRQLFDSFAGLRIVVLGDVMLDRYIWGSVERISPEAPVPVVVVEEESARLGGAANVAHNLASLGATPIPVGVVGEDQHASALRQLMEELGFATDGVLSVSGRGTTVKTRVIAHNQHVVRIDRETRAPIAKEVCDRLLAFLADTLPHADGIIIEDYNKGLITSPLIAGTLALARAHQVPVMVDPKFDHFFEYQGVCTVKPNRRETEEVLGTRLSGEGEVHRAGTALLERLGCENVLLTLGADGMYLFERSGRVAHVPTRARKVHDVSGAGDTVISVFTAAYAAGASAAEAATIANYAAGLVCEEVGVVPVDREQLMRILLDEQG is encoded by the coding sequence ATGATCAGTCTTGCTCCTGCGCGCGTGCGCCAGCTTTTTGACTCTTTTGCGGGCCTCCGCATCGTGGTATTGGGTGATGTAATGCTCGATCGGTACATCTGGGGCTCGGTGGAACGCATCTCGCCGGAGGCGCCAGTGCCGGTCGTGGTTGTGGAGGAGGAGTCGGCCCGCCTCGGGGGAGCGGCCAACGTCGCTCACAATCTGGCCTCACTGGGTGCAACTCCGATTCCGGTGGGCGTGGTCGGGGAAGACCAACACGCCAGCGCCCTGCGGCAATTGATGGAAGAACTCGGTTTCGCCACCGACGGTGTGCTGAGCGTGTCTGGGCGCGGCACAACGGTCAAGACGCGCGTCATCGCCCATAACCAGCACGTGGTGCGCATCGACCGTGAGACCCGGGCCCCCATCGCTAAGGAGGTTTGTGACCGGCTCCTGGCTTTCTTGGCCGACACACTTCCGCATGCGGACGGGATTATCATCGAAGATTACAACAAGGGACTCATCACCTCCCCGCTTATTGCCGGCACGCTGGCCTTGGCACGTGCCCACCAGGTGCCGGTCATGGTTGACCCAAAATTCGACCACTTTTTCGAGTACCAGGGCGTGTGCACAGTGAAACCGAATCGGCGGGAGACCGAAGAGGTTTTGGGCACGCGCCTTTCGGGGGAAGGAGAGGTACATCGCGCCGGGACAGCGCTTCTGGAGCGGCTTGGGTGCGAAAACGTTTTGCTCACGCTTGGCGCCGATGGCATGTACCTCTTCGAGCGAAGCGGGAGAGTAGCTCACGTGCCCACCAGGGCGCGCAAGGTACACGATGTGTCCGGAGCGGGGGACACCGTGATCAGTGTCTTCACCGCTGCTTATGCAGCAGGGGCTTCGGCCGCAGAGGCAGCCACCATCGCCAACTATGCCGCCGGGCTGGTGTGCGAAGAAGTGGGCGTAGTGCCTGTGGACAGAGAACAACTGATGCGCATATTGCTCGACGAACAAGGATAG
- a CDS encoding YIP1 family protein, with protein MRRKCPNCGRMPDIPETGGYCVHCGGYIPPREAPAQPARQPEARTSTGGCPWEEMPRVGFWKGLWDTIVGVLFSPSDFFTRMPVVGGIGKPLLFGLLVGSVSSVAETLVGLSGWMWPMWLRHYPGMPEFSELFPFWISRTALLPLVVLSAPMAVLVGMFLWAGIMHLCLMLVGGAQRGFEATFRVIAYSEAASLFRVLPFCGGIVAIPWMIVVQVIGLKQAHQISSGKAIGAMVLPLLLCCGCIASLVLALGVGVFSAFGPGFFK; from the coding sequence ATGCGTCGCAAGTGCCCCAATTGCGGTAGAATGCCGGACATCCCCGAAACTGGGGGCTACTGCGTCCATTGTGGCGGTTATATCCCGCCGCGCGAGGCCCCGGCGCAGCCTGCCCGCCAACCGGAGGCACGGACATCAACGGGCGGGTGCCCATGGGAAGAGATGCCGCGCGTCGGGTTTTGGAAGGGCCTCTGGGATACCATCGTCGGCGTCTTGTTCAGCCCCAGCGACTTTTTTACGCGCATGCCTGTGGTGGGGGGAATCGGCAAACCGCTCCTGTTCGGGCTGTTAGTAGGGAGCGTCAGCAGCGTGGCGGAGACCCTCGTGGGCCTTTCAGGCTGGATGTGGCCCATGTGGCTGCGGCACTACCCCGGCATGCCCGAGTTCTCGGAACTTTTTCCTTTCTGGATCTCCCGGACCGCGCTGCTCCCTTTGGTGGTACTGAGCGCACCCATGGCAGTCTTGGTGGGAATGTTCCTGTGGGCCGGGATCATGCACCTGTGTCTGATGCTGGTAGGAGGGGCCCAGAGGGGCTTCGAGGCCACATTCCGGGTAATTGCGTACAGCGAGGCTGCCTCTCTGTTCCGTGTCCTCCCCTTTTGCGGCGGGATTGTCGCCATACCTTGGATGATCGTCGTGCAGGTCATCGGCTTGAAGCAGGCCCACCAGATTTCTTCCGGTAAGGCAATCGGCGCCATGGTCTTGCCCCTTTTACTGTGCTGTGGCTGCATCGCGAGCCTTGTGCTGGCGCTGGGGGTGGGAGTTTTCTCCGCATTCGGACCAGGCTTTTTCAAATAG
- a CDS encoding DUF2752 domain-containing protein, translating into MRKPRWGVVYGGLALAGLAASRLLVPLLRLAPPCAFHALTGLPCPSCGATRSAVFLAQGQLVRSFLINPLFFFLYVGLLLWGALDLYLTVRKEKLVLKLTSTEKWLLRLGVLMAVAANWLYLIASGVVDHCQL; encoded by the coding sequence GTGAGAAAACCCCGCTGGGGTGTCGTATACGGCGGCTTAGCTCTTGCGGGTCTAGCTGCAAGTCGCCTGCTTGTGCCGCTCCTTCGGCTTGCACCACCGTGTGCCTTTCACGCGCTCACCGGCCTGCCCTGTCCCAGCTGCGGTGCCACCCGCTCCGCCGTATTCCTGGCGCAGGGACAGCTGGTACGATCCTTCTTGATAAACCCGCTCTTCTTCTTTCTCTACGTCGGACTTTTGCTGTGGGGGGCGTTGGACCTCTATCTGACCGTGAGAAAGGAAAAGCTCGTGCTGAAGCTCACTTCGACGGAGAAGTGGCTCCTTCGTCTCGGTGTGCTGATGGCAGTAGCGGCCAACTGGCTCTACTTGATCGCCAGTGGCGTTGTTGACCACTGTCAGCTGTAG